In one Mucilaginibacter ginsenosidivorax genomic region, the following are encoded:
- a CDS encoding SDR family NAD(P)-dependent oxidoreductase yields the protein MFKLTNKSAVITGGGSGIGRAMSILFAQQSATVHIIELNDKAAADTVAEIEAAGGKAKGYACDVSNQQQVVDTFTSIGVIDILINNAGIAHIGRADTTSTADFEKVFNVNVKGAYNCLYAVIPMLKANGGGVILNTASIAASVGITDRFAYSMSKGAIHAMTLSVARDFLHDNIRCNCISPARIHTPFVDGFIAKNYAGQEAEIFEKLSKSQPIGRMGKSEEVAALALYLCSDEAGFITGTDYPIDGGFITLNN from the coding sequence ATGTTCAAACTAACCAATAAATCAGCAGTAATTACCGGCGGTGGCAGCGGGATAGGCAGGGCAATGTCGATACTTTTTGCGCAGCAGAGCGCTACTGTGCACATCATCGAATTAAATGATAAGGCGGCGGCCGATACCGTTGCCGAAATAGAAGCGGCCGGCGGCAAAGCCAAAGGCTATGCCTGCGATGTAAGTAATCAGCAACAAGTGGTTGATACTTTTACAAGCATTGGCGTTATTGATATTTTAATAAATAATGCAGGCATTGCCCACATTGGCCGCGCCGATACTACCAGCACAGCCGATTTTGAAAAAGTATTTAACGTAAATGTAAAGGGTGCTTACAATTGCCTGTACGCCGTTATCCCTATGCTAAAGGCAAATGGGGGCGGGGTTATCCTCAATACAGCCTCTATAGCGGCCAGCGTTGGTATTACCGATAGGTTTGCTTACTCCATGAGTAAAGGTGCTATACATGCCATGACACTATCGGTAGCGCGCGATTTTCTGCACGATAACATCCGCTGTAACTGCATTTCGCCGGCACGCATCCATACCCCTTTTGTGGATGGCTTTATCGCCAAAAACTATGCGGGGCAGGAAGCCGAGATTTTTGAAAAGCTCTCTAAAAGTCAGCCAATTGGCCGGATGGGCAAATCGGAAGAGGTGGCGGCATTGGCGCTCTATTTATGTTCAGACGAGGCCGGGTTTATCACCGGTACCGATTATCCTATCGATGGTGGCTTTATCACCCTTAATAATTAA